One window from the genome of Nitrospiria bacterium encodes:
- the rfaE1 gene encoding D-glycero-beta-D-manno-heptose-7-phosphate kinase, whose translation MNTSPHPHEPDRVERLVQYCQRFPKVRLMVVGDVMLDHYIWGGVDRISPEAPVPVVAVSNESIHLGGAANVAHNVVSLGGKVELCGVIGKDDFGGRILRELKRLKIGTEGLRVDPDRPTTKKTRVIAHNQQVVRFDREQRLAVSEKIRRALFEFIGRRIRRVDGVVVSDYSKGVITGELMKDLIGLAQHHGVPIIVDPKVGHMSYYKGVQVITPNTIEAFGAAGLETRSEEDLMRAGQILLERLECRAVLITRGEHGMSLFEKDGKVTHIPTVAREVYDVTGAGDTVIATLALAMGAGAEMRDAALLANYAAGIVVGIVGTAPVQRARLAQVLRERTSS comes from the coding sequence ATGAACACGTCGCCGCATCCTCACGAACCGGATCGCGTCGAACGCCTGGTTCAATACTGCCAGCGTTTTCCGAAGGTCCGCTTGATGGTCGTCGGGGACGTGATGCTGGATCATTATATCTGGGGGGGCGTCGATCGCATATCCCCGGAGGCCCCCGTTCCGGTCGTCGCGGTCTCGAACGAATCCATCCATTTGGGCGGGGCCGCGAATGTCGCCCATAACGTCGTGTCGCTCGGAGGAAAGGTCGAGCTCTGCGGCGTCATTGGAAAGGATGACTTTGGCGGTCGGATTCTCCGCGAGTTAAAACGGCTGAAGATCGGAACCGAGGGACTCCGGGTGGATCCGGATCGCCCGACCACCAAAAAGACCCGTGTGATCGCGCATAACCAACAGGTCGTTCGCTTTGACCGCGAACAGCGTCTGGCCGTTTCGGAAAAAATCCGTCGCGCCCTCTTCGAATTCATCGGTCGGCGCATCCGGCGCGTCGACGGGGTGGTGGTCTCGGACTACTCCAAAGGCGTGATCACGGGAGAACTGATGAAGGACCTGATCGGCCTCGCGCAGCATCACGGGGTGCCGATCATCGTGGATCCCAAGGTGGGACACATGTCGTATTACAAAGGAGTCCAGGTGATCACCCCCAACACGATCGAAGCCTTTGGAGCGGCGGGTTTGGAAACCCGATCGGAGGAGGATCTGATGCGGGCTGGACAAATCCTGCTGGAGCGGCTGGAATGCCGGGCCGTCCTGATCACACGGGGCGAGCACGGGATGAGCCTTTTTGAAAAGGACGGAAAGGTGACCCATATTCCGACCGTGGCCCGGGAGGTGTACGATGTGACCGGAGCCGGCGACACGGTGATCGCCACCCTGGCCTTGGCTATGGGCGCGGGCGCCGAGATGCGGGATGCGGCGCTTCTGGCCAATTACGCCGCCGGCATCGTCGTCGGTATCGTCGGAACGGCACCGGTTCAGCGGGCGCGGCTGGCGCAGGTACTGCGGGAACGGACTTCTTCGTGA
- the pgsA gene encoding CDP-diacylglycerol--glycerol-3-phosphate 3-phosphatidyltransferase: protein MNLPNLITLLRIFLIPVFILVFLTPTQPRSLAAAIIFIIASLTDLMDGYLARRWKQITKLGKFLDPIADKFLVLAALIMLVDFHRVSSWIAIVIIGRELAVTGLRAIASSSGIVIGADEAGKYKMAIQTVSIGLLILEYKIGFINFHAWGTFLLWISMILAILSGIQYFIKFLTQIDPIEIK from the coding sequence ATGAACCTCCCCAATTTGATCACGCTGTTGCGAATCTTTCTGATTCCCGTTTTTATCCTGGTTTTTCTCACCCCCACCCAGCCGCGCTCACTGGCCGCCGCCATTATATTTATAATCGCCTCCCTGACGGACCTGATGGACGGCTACTTGGCACGGCGTTGGAAGCAGATCACAAAGCTCGGAAAATTTCTGGACCCGATCGCGGATAAATTCCTGGTTCTGGCCGCGCTGATTATGTTGGTGGATTTCCACCGCGTCTCTTCCTGGATCGCGATCGTGATCATCGGTCGCGAATTGGCCGTGACCGGTCTTCGGGCGATCGCCTCCTCCTCCGGCATCGTGATCGGGGCCGATGAGGCCGGAAAATACAAAATGGCCATTCAGACCGTTTCCATCGGGCTCCTGATTCTCGAATACAAGATCGGTTTTATCAACTTTCATGCATGGGGAACCTTTTTGCTCTGGATTTCAATGATCTTGGCGATTCTCTCCGGGATACAGTATTTCATAAAATTTTTAACCCAGATTGATCCGATAGAGATCAAATGA
- a CDS encoding lysophospholipid acyltransferase family protein, with the protein MARTRFGRQAQRLLRFFLWAGLLGFRFISRWIPRNLGLSMAGGLGTAAFFLLVKERRKTLYHLQMALGGERSPEDRQRIALECFRNLGRTFFEVLTLDRLTRDELDRLVTFEGEEGLKAAADDGRGVLFVTAHIGNWELLGGAVAMRYPLAVVAAPIYDRRVEKVMIGLRAAHGIETLVRDSPSALKRMIAMLRRGGVVGLLIDQDTKADGVFVPFFHREAFTPTGPASLAYRTGASVVVGFIVREGRERHRIILHGPLPLPRTGDIERDIRDQTAGFTRMIEEQIRRTPEQWIWMHRRWKTAASLSGGSLPEE; encoded by the coding sequence ATGGCCCGGACACGGTTCGGTAGACAGGCACAAAGGCTCCTACGCTTTTTTCTCTGGGCCGGGCTTTTGGGATTCCGTTTCATCTCGCGGTGGATTCCCCGGAACTTAGGCCTTTCGATGGCCGGGGGACTGGGAACGGCGGCATTTTTTCTCCTCGTTAAAGAGCGCCGAAAGACGCTTTACCATCTTCAGATGGCGTTGGGCGGGGAGCGTTCACCCGAAGACAGACAACGCATCGCTCTCGAATGTTTTCGAAACTTGGGACGGACTTTTTTTGAAGTTTTAACCCTGGACCGGCTGACACGGGATGAGCTGGACCGGCTTGTAACGTTTGAAGGAGAGGAGGGTCTCAAAGCCGCCGCCGACGACGGTCGAGGCGTACTTTTTGTTACGGCTCATATCGGGAACTGGGAACTTTTGGGAGGGGCAGTGGCCATGCGCTATCCCTTGGCGGTGGTGGCCGCGCCGATTTATGATCGCCGTGTGGAGAAGGTCATGATCGGTCTTCGAGCGGCCCACGGAATCGAAACACTGGTTCGGGACAGCCCGAGCGCCCTGAAGCGTATGATCGCGATGCTTCGGCGCGGGGGCGTGGTCGGCCTGCTCATCGATCAGGACACCAAAGCGGACGGTGTATTCGTCCCTTTTTTTCACCGGGAAGCCTTTACCCCGACCGGGCCTGCGAGCCTGGCCTATCGCACCGGCGCTTCCGTGGTGGTCGGATTCATCGTAAGAGAGGGCCGCGAACGTCACCGGATCATCCTCCACGGTCCGCTGCCCCTTCCTCGAACCGGAGACATCGAGCGGGACATTCGGGATCAAACCGCCGGGTTCACAAGGATGATCGAAGAGCAAATCCGCAGGACGCCCGAGCAATGGATCTGGATGCATCGCCGATGGAAAACGGCGGCAAGCCTTTCTGGCGGGTCCTTGCCGGAGGAATGA
- the plsY gene encoding glycerol-3-phosphate 1-O-acyltransferase PlsY: protein MNLNPALAIVTVIGYLAGSIPFGVIFSRWMARVDPRGHGSRNIGFTNVLRTAGRAPAALTLVGDLGKGYLAVRFAQWLSVGETGDWLAGLAAVLGHNYPVFLGFKGGKGVATGLGVLYGIHPLLGWLTTVIWGATVLISRYSSLGAIVAFGLLPFVALFFRPARLMLLFSLFLTGLILIRHTANIQRLRSGTEPKIGRA from the coding sequence ATGAACCTGAATCCCGCCCTCGCCATCGTGACCGTCATCGGATATCTGGCCGGATCCATCCCGTTCGGAGTGATCTTTTCGCGTTGGATGGCCCGGGTCGATCCGCGTGGCCACGGTAGCCGGAATATCGGTTTTACCAACGTCCTCAGGACGGCCGGTCGGGCGCCGGCCGCACTGACACTGGTGGGAGATCTGGGAAAAGGTTATCTGGCGGTTCGGTTTGCCCAATGGCTATCCGTGGGGGAGACCGGCGATTGGCTGGCCGGCTTGGCGGCGGTGTTGGGTCATAATTATCCGGTCTTCCTGGGATTCAAAGGCGGAAAAGGGGTCGCTACCGGCTTGGGGGTTCTGTACGGAATTCATCCCTTGCTGGGTTGGTTGACGACCGTCATCTGGGGCGCGACGGTCCTGATCTCACGGTACTCTTCTTTGGGAGCGATCGTGGCCTTCGGGTTATTGCCGTTCGTCGCCTTATTTTTTCGTCCCGCTCGCCTTATGCTCCTCTTTTCGTTGTTCTTAACCGGGCTCATCTTAATTCGGCACACGGCCAACATTCAGCGTCTGCGTTCGGGAACTGAACCCAAAATCGGTCGGGCATGA
- a CDS encoding KpsF/GutQ family sugar-phosphate isomerase gives MLEDTARKVLRVEAQAIQDLIGRIDRTFSQAVGLLHGCKGRVVITGMGKSGLIGKKIAATLASTGTPAFFLHPAEGVHGDLGMVSKGDVVVVISNSGETEELIKILPAFKRLGVAILCLTGNTRSTLAMNSDTVIDVGVKEEAGPLGLVPTASTTATLAMGDALSVALLEKRGFKDEDFAYSHPGGSLGKKLLLKVSDVWHHGPALPRVTEKTPLKDVIVEMTSKKMGMTTVVSPRGTLSGVVTDGDLRRLLERERAPMRLKAADVMTRNPKVIGPNALAAKAVQVMEQYSITSLVVVGAQRKVIGVVHLHDLLKSGVV, from the coding sequence ATGCTCGAAGACACAGCCAGGAAAGTGTTGCGGGTTGAGGCGCAGGCGATCCAGGACCTGATCGGGCGGATCGATCGAACCTTTTCCCAAGCGGTCGGGCTTTTACACGGTTGCAAGGGCCGGGTCGTCATCACCGGAATGGGAAAGTCCGGGCTGATCGGGAAAAAGATCGCAGCCACGCTGGCCAGCACCGGAACGCCGGCCTTCTTCCTGCATCCGGCGGAAGGGGTCCACGGCGACCTGGGAATGGTGTCCAAAGGCGATGTCGTTGTGGTGATTTCGAACAGCGGGGAGACCGAGGAGTTGATCAAGATCCTCCCGGCCTTCAAGCGTCTGGGCGTAGCGATCCTCTGTCTGACGGGCAACACCCGGTCCACACTGGCCATGAACAGCGATACGGTCATCGATGTCGGCGTGAAGGAGGAAGCCGGCCCGCTGGGACTCGTCCCGACCGCCAGCACGACGGCCACCTTGGCGATGGGGGACGCCCTCTCCGTGGCGCTCTTGGAAAAACGGGGATTCAAGGATGAAGATTTCGCCTATTCTCATCCGGGCGGCAGTCTTGGAAAGAAACTCCTCCTGAAAGTGTCGGATGTCTGGCACCACGGCCCCGCCCTTCCTCGGGTGACCGAGAAGACCCCCTTGAAGGATGTCATCGTGGAAATGACCTCGAAAAAAATGGGAATGACCACGGTTGTCAGCCCGCGGGGAACGCTTTCAGGGGTGGTGACCGACGGAGATCTCCGGCGCTTGCTCGAGCGTGAACGGGCCCCCATGCGCCTCAAGGCGGCCGACGTGATGACGCGAAATCCCAAGGTGATCGGGCCCAACGCCTTGGCGGCCAAGGCGGTTCAGGTCATGGAACAATATTCGATCACGTCCCTGGTGGTGGTGGGCGCGCAACGCAAGGTCATCGGAGTGGTCCATCTGCACGATCTTTTAAAGTCGGGCGTGGTTTAA
- a CDS encoding tetratricopeptide repeat protein: protein MKKFGQMILSQAALTVLTGVILSFPVQPAEATSVLSFPTQQFPPWAETAWSEYRMQRASGQIKEAADTLNQIRKQAAHQGIRGFDLLAAVMIQEGEEALSKGNVDEAVELGETARKWSPDDPNSAFFLAEALFDQHPFSPYSALRNYLRGLSAAAQDFWFSFYFLGRLVLVLLVGLLGSYMVFFAFLLIRYLPLLVHGLHEGIGTVLNRPAIWAVVVTLLFTPLLIGTGPGFLFLVGLCLIWRFMTGVERLISLALGVALSLSVFWLPPTLSWFTADESPELRLLSQVIRGDASATGSAVRIGERGGYDKNWPVLFSLALQKKREGNYAEALEGYQQLLKLEPDRSIILNNLGNVYFLMQRNEEAMASYKLALGKNSKDAASHYNLGLVYRELLRFNDAEQENETAQRINPSLIRSYTGSGPVDELISKTILWKIAFTGSPSKDTASNALFDMILWPLPLGKSPYFALFLAGGVIVSHLALSRKFTAAPCALCGRPICFHCQRRILDHKTCSTCWRNFKNVKRKSDLRQIKTRRRWIFRTARWISILFPGAGHFYFGQELKGFIFLTVFIGILFAFFFRNGFLHAPFEHGEIFGIVGLSLILLVLVVLYGWVLHDILKVSYDNA from the coding sequence ATGAAAAAATTCGGACAGATGATTTTATCCCAAGCGGCCTTGACGGTCCTCACGGGCGTGATTTTATCCTTCCCGGTCCAGCCCGCGGAAGCGACTTCGGTCCTTTCGTTTCCAACCCAACAATTTCCTCCGTGGGCCGAGACGGCTTGGTCGGAATATAGAATGCAGAGGGCATCGGGACAAATAAAGGAAGCCGCCGATACATTAAATCAAATCCGGAAACAGGCCGCCCATCAAGGGATCCGGGGATTTGACCTTCTGGCCGCGGTGATGATCCAAGAAGGGGAGGAGGCGCTTTCAAAAGGGAACGTTGACGAAGCGGTCGAGCTGGGGGAAACGGCAAGAAAATGGTCACCCGATGACCCGAACAGCGCTTTCTTTTTAGCCGAGGCGCTGTTCGATCAACATCCTTTTTCACCTTACTCGGCCCTAAGAAACTACCTAAGGGGACTATCCGCCGCGGCACAGGATTTCTGGTTTTCATTTTATTTCCTCGGCCGTTTGGTCCTGGTCTTGTTGGTTGGGCTCCTCGGCAGCTATATGGTCTTTTTCGCCTTCCTGCTCATCCGCTACCTACCGCTTCTGGTTCACGGTCTTCATGAAGGGATCGGGACCGTTTTAAATCGCCCGGCCATATGGGCCGTGGTGGTGACCCTTCTATTCACACCCTTGCTCATCGGTACGGGCCCGGGGTTTCTCTTCCTGGTCGGTCTCTGTTTGATTTGGAGGTTTATGACGGGTGTCGAGCGTCTCATCTCGCTCGCACTCGGGGTGGCCCTGAGCCTTTCGGTATTTTGGCTGCCTCCAACGCTTTCCTGGTTTACGGCGGATGAGTCTCCCGAATTACGATTACTGTCCCAGGTCATTCGGGGTGATGCGTCCGCAACCGGTTCGGCCGTTCGGATAGGGGAGCGGGGGGGATACGATAAGAATTGGCCGGTCCTTTTCTCACTGGCCTTGCAAAAAAAGCGGGAGGGCAACTATGCCGAGGCGTTGGAAGGGTATCAGCAGTTGCTAAAACTCGAACCGGACCGCTCGATCATCCTGAACAACCTGGGAAACGTCTACTTTCTCATGCAGCGCAACGAGGAAGCGATGGCCTCTTACAAGCTTGCTCTCGGCAAGAACTCGAAGGATGCGGCCAGTCACTATAACCTCGGCCTGGTTTATCGTGAGCTGCTCCGGTTTAACGATGCCGAACAGGAAAATGAGACGGCCCAGCGGATTAATCCTTCCTTGATCAGGTCCTATACAGGTTCGGGTCCGGTGGACGAGCTTATATCGAAAACGATTTTGTGGAAAATTGCATTCACCGGCTCGCCTTCAAAGGACACCGCTTCCAATGCGCTTTTTGACATGATCCTGTGGCCTCTCCCGCTCGGAAAATCGCCCTACTTTGCGCTCTTCCTTGCGGGAGGTGTGATCGTCAGCCACCTGGCCTTGTCGCGTAAATTCACGGCCGCCCCCTGCGCGCTTTGCGGACGTCCCATTTGTTTTCATTGCCAGCGCAGGATTCTGGATCATAAAACCTGTTCGACCTGTTGGAGGAACTTCAAGAACGTCAAAAGAAAATCAGATCTCCGTCAAATCAAGACACGGCGGCGCTGGATTTTCAGGACGGCCCGCTGGATCTCGATTCTGTTCCCGGGGGCCGGGCATTTTTACTTCGGACAAGAGTTGAAGGGTTTTATTTTTTTGACGGTTTTCATCGGCATCCTGTTTGCCTTCTTTTTCAGGAACGGATTTCTCCATGCTCCGTTTGAGCATGGGGAAATCTTTGGCATTGTCGGCTTGTCCCTGATCCTGCTGGTGCTCGTGGTCTTATATGGGTGGGTGCTTCACGACATTTTAAAGGTCTCGTATGACAACGCATAA
- the kdsA gene encoding 3-deoxy-8-phosphooctulonate synthase: MRTIELHHLTLGKQNRLFLIAGPCVIEAEKLMIDTARQLKKIAAELSMPLIFKSSYDKANRSSIQSFRGPGLVKGLKILQKIKDDFELPILTDVHTVEEAKRAAEVADVLQIPAFLCRQTDLLVAAGKTARAVNVKKGQFMAPWDMGNAVEKIEATGNRKILLTDRGASFGYNNLVSDMRAIPIMRRFGYPVVFDATHSVQLPGAAGKSSSGQREFVPPLARAAVAAGCDGLFMEVHPDPDHAPSDGPNMVPLKELPELLRQVKRIHEAVHGPR; the protein is encoded by the coding sequence ATGAGGACGATCGAACTTCATCATTTGACCCTCGGAAAGCAGAACCGGCTGTTTTTGATTGCGGGACCCTGCGTGATCGAAGCCGAGAAACTGATGATCGATACGGCCCGACAGCTTAAAAAGATCGCGGCCGAGCTCTCGATGCCGCTGATCTTCAAGTCCTCCTACGACAAGGCGAATCGGAGCTCGATCCAGTCCTTTCGGGGACCCGGTCTGGTCAAGGGGTTGAAGATCCTTCAAAAAATCAAAGACGATTTTGAACTCCCCATTCTTACCGACGTCCATACCGTCGAAGAGGCCAAACGGGCGGCCGAGGTCGCGGATGTCCTTCAAATCCCGGCCTTTCTCTGCCGGCAGACGGACCTGCTCGTGGCCGCCGGAAAAACCGCTCGCGCGGTGAATGTCAAGAAGGGCCAGTTCATGGCCCCTTGGGATATGGGAAACGCGGTGGAGAAGATCGAAGCGACGGGCAACCGGAAAATTTTACTGACCGATCGCGGAGCCAGTTTCGGCTACAATAACCTGGTTTCGGACATGCGGGCCATACCGATCATGCGGCGCTTCGGTTATCCGGTGGTCTTCGACGCGACCCACAGCGTTCAGCTCCCGGGAGCCGCGGGGAAGAGTTCTTCCGGACAACGTGAGTTTGTGCCCCCCCTGGCCCGAGCCGCGGTGGCGGCCGGCTGCGACGGCCTGTTCATGGAGGTTCATCCCGACCCCGACCACGCCCCCTCCGATGGCCCCAATATGGTACCTTTAAAAGAACTGCCGGAACTATTGAGACAGGTTAAACGGATTCACGAAGCGGTTCACGGCCCCCGATAA
- the lepB gene encoding signal peptidase I, translating into MTTPEKVRTRSQFREYAEAIIIAVLLALFIRTFIVQAFKIPSGSMIETLQIGDHILVNKFLYGVKIPFTDVELFPIRKPHRLDIIVFKYPEDESKDFIKRVIGEPGDVVEVRDKTVYVNHQALVEPYVIHRDAMILPAGAQSPRDNMGPLTVPPDSYFVMGDNRDQSLDSRFWGFVKREKIRGKAFMIYWSWDGPHTWVRWNRIGRLIS; encoded by the coding sequence TTGACTACGCCGGAGAAGGTCCGGACCCGATCGCAGTTCCGGGAATACGCCGAAGCGATCATCATCGCGGTTCTCCTGGCTTTATTCATTCGAACCTTCATCGTTCAGGCGTTCAAGATACCCTCCGGATCCATGATCGAGACCCTCCAGATCGGGGATCACATCCTGGTCAATAAGTTCCTGTACGGGGTTAAAATCCCGTTCACGGATGTGGAGCTGTTTCCGATCCGGAAACCCCACCGATTGGATATCATCGTGTTCAAGTACCCGGAAGACGAGTCCAAGGATTTCATCAAGCGGGTCATCGGTGAACCCGGGGACGTGGTCGAAGTCCGGGACAAAACGGTCTACGTCAATCACCAGGCCCTTGTCGAGCCGTACGTGATCCACCGCGACGCGATGATCCTTCCGGCCGGGGCCCAATCTCCCCGGGATAATATGGGGCCGCTGACCGTTCCGCCGGATTCTTACTTTGTAATGGGAGACAACCGGGATCAGAGCCTGGACAGCCGCTTCTGGGGGTTCGTGAAGCGGGAGAAAATCAGAGGCAAGGCCTTCATGATCTACTGGTCCTGGGACGGTCCGCACACCTGGGTCCGCTGGAACCGGATCGGGCGCTTGATTTCATGA
- the kdsB gene encoding 3-deoxy-manno-octulosonate cytidylyltransferase, whose protein sequence is MKTVIVIPVRYGSSRFPGKPLMAIGGIPLIRQVWERARGSRRAARVIVATDDDRIRKAADSFGADVMMTEGEFRTGTDRLAWVAERVAADAYLNLQGDELILGSQILDDLVEQFEAAQPLMMGTLKRAASSPDEWNNPNVVKVVTDREGYALYFSRSPIPFRRDPDTVSGRREAPFYKHLGIYIYRRDLLQQFARFRSGILEEREKLEQLRALENGIRIKVWETSEDSLRIDTPEDIEAAERFLTAAGPGRAQGGVSRGMQ, encoded by the coding sequence GTGAAGACGGTGATTGTCATACCGGTACGTTATGGCTCCAGCCGCTTCCCCGGGAAACCGCTCATGGCGATCGGCGGAATCCCTTTGATTCGGCAAGTCTGGGAGCGGGCCCGAGGGAGCCGCCGGGCCGCGCGGGTGATCGTGGCCACCGATGACGACAGAATCCGAAAGGCGGCGGATTCCTTCGGCGCGGATGTGATGATGACGGAAGGCGAGTTTCGGACCGGAACGGACCGGCTCGCCTGGGTCGCCGAGCGGGTGGCCGCGGACGCCTATCTGAACCTTCAAGGCGACGAATTGATCCTGGGCTCCCAGATCCTGGACGACCTGGTCGAGCAGTTCGAGGCGGCCCAACCCCTGATGATGGGGACACTGAAACGAGCCGCATCGTCGCCGGATGAATGGAATAATCCGAATGTCGTGAAAGTGGTGACGGATCGGGAAGGGTATGCGCTTTATTTTTCAAGATCGCCCATCCCCTTCCGCCGGGATCCGGACACCGTCTCCGGCCGGAGGGAAGCGCCGTTCTACAAACACCTGGGTATTTATATATACCGGCGGGATCTGCTTCAGCAATTCGCACGGTTCCGGTCCGGTATTCTGGAAGAGCGGGAAAAATTAGAACAACTCCGGGCGCTTGAAAACGGGATCCGGATCAAGGTCTGGGAAACTTCAGAGGACTCCCTGCGGATCGATACCCCGGAGGACATCGAAGCTGCGGAGCGTTTTTTGACGGCCGCGGGGCCGGGACGAGCTCAAGGAGGAGTTTCGAGAGGCATGCAATGA
- a CDS encoding CTP synthase produces MTTGKKAGQTKYIFVTGGVVSSLGKGLASASIGNLLESRGLTVTFLKLDPYINVDPGTMNPYQHGEVYVTDDGAETDLDLGHYERFTSVVMSQKNNSTAGKIYHSVITKERRGDYLGGTVQVVPHVTDEIKGAIQNVANGVDVVIVEIGGTVGDIESLPFLEAIRQFPFDVGRENVLYIHVTLVPFIKTADELKTKPTQHSVNKLREIGIQPNILLCRTDRQLTVEIKKKIALFSNLEKEAVITAKDVETIYDVPLVFHEEGLDERIVQQLHLDSKPPQLAQWKELVERIRHPKHKTRIALVGKYIELKESYKSLCEALTHGGLPHHCGVEVMWVDAEEIERKGAESFLKKGNGVLIPGGFGNRGIEGKIEAIRYARESKTPFLGICLGMQCAVIEFGRNVAGLKDANSSEFDPKTPQPVIDLIPSQKDLDAKGGTMRLGAYPCELKKDSLAYRAYQSDLVAERHRHRYEFNNQYLEIFKKAGMTVSGLYPKEQLVEIIELQDHPWFLATQFHPEFRSRPTAPHPIFREFIKAALWTSQEQ; encoded by the coding sequence ATGACGACGGGAAAGAAGGCGGGTCAGACGAAGTACATCTTCGTAACCGGAGGGGTGGTTTCATCGCTTGGAAAGGGTCTGGCCTCGGCCTCGATCGGCAACCTTCTGGAGAGCCGCGGGCTGACCGTGACCTTCCTCAAACTGGACCCCTACATCAATGTCGATCCCGGCACGATGAACCCCTATCAACACGGGGAGGTGTACGTCACGGACGACGGCGCCGAGACGGATCTGGACCTCGGGCACTACGAGCGGTTCACCTCGGTCGTGATGTCGCAGAAGAACAACTCCACCGCCGGAAAGATCTACCACAGCGTCATCACCAAAGAACGCCGCGGCGATTACCTGGGCGGCACGGTTCAGGTGGTGCCCCATGTGACCGACGAGATCAAGGGAGCGATTCAAAATGTCGCGAACGGCGTCGATGTCGTGATCGTCGAGATCGGGGGAACGGTCGGGGACATCGAGAGCCTGCCGTTTTTGGAGGCCATCCGTCAATTTCCCTTCGACGTGGGCCGGGAAAACGTCCTCTACATCCATGTCACCCTCGTCCCGTTCATCAAAACGGCCGACGAGTTGAAGACGAAGCCGACGCAGCACAGCGTGAACAAACTCCGGGAGATCGGTATCCAGCCGAACATCCTGCTCTGCCGGACGGACCGCCAGCTGACGGTCGAAATCAAGAAAAAGATCGCGCTGTTCAGCAACCTGGAGAAGGAGGCGGTGATCACGGCCAAGGACGTGGAGACGATTTATGATGTACCGCTCGTCTTTCACGAGGAAGGGCTCGACGAGCGGATCGTTCAGCAGCTCCATCTCGATTCGAAACCGCCGCAGTTGGCCCAGTGGAAGGAACTGGTGGAGCGGATCCGGCATCCTAAACATAAGACCCGGATCGCCCTGGTCGGAAAATACATCGAGCTTAAAGAATCGTACAAAAGTCTTTGCGAGGCCCTGACTCATGGAGGGCTTCCCCATCATTGCGGCGTGGAAGTGATGTGGGTGGATGCCGAGGAAATCGAGCGGAAGGGAGCCGAGTCTTTTTTAAAGAAGGGGAACGGGGTTCTGATCCCGGGCGGATTCGGGAACCGGGGAATCGAGGGAAAAATCGAGGCGATCCGGTACGCACGGGAATCCAAGACGCCTTTCCTGGGCATCTGCCTGGGAATGCAATGCGCCGTGATTGAATTTGGAAGGAACGTGGCCGGACTCAAGGATGCAAACAGCTCCGAATTCGATCCCAAGACGCCCCAGCCGGTGATCGATCTGATTCCGTCCCAAAAGGATCTCGATGCGAAAGGCGGGACCATGCGTCTGGGGGCTTATCCTTGCGAGCTGAAGAAGGACAGCCTGGCCTATCGGGCCTACCAGAGCGACCTGGTGGCGGAACGCCACCGTCACCGCTATGAATTCAACAACCAATATCTGGAAATATTTAAGAAGGCGGGGATGACCGTCAGCGGGCTTTATCCGAAGGAACAGCTCGTCGAGATCATCGAGTTGCAAGATCATCCCTGGTTTCTGGCCACCCAGTTTCATCCGGAGTTTCGTTCCCGGCCGACGGCCCCGCACCCGATCTTCCGGGAGTTTATCAAGGCGGCCCTTTGGACCTCGCAAGAGCAATGA
- a CDS encoding HAD-IIIA family hydrolase: MKHPKAILEKARRVEFLLLDVDGVMTDGTIYIDADGRETKAFNIYDGSGIHMLRKAGVRVGIITGRQSTIVDFRAQELGIAEVHQRVLDKIKVYDELLRKYDLKDFQMAYIGDDVIDLPILKRAGLSVAVPNAHPDVKGRVDWVTQKAGGAGAVREVTDLLLFSRQPRRRS, from the coding sequence GTGAAGCATCCTAAAGCGATTCTTGAGAAAGCCCGTCGGGTTGAATTCCTCCTGCTCGACGTGGACGGCGTCATGACGGACGGAACGATTTACATCGATGCGGATGGACGGGAAACGAAGGCCTTCAACATCTACGACGGCTCCGGCATCCATATGCTCCGGAAAGCCGGGGTGCGGGTCGGAATTATCACGGGCCGGCAATCGACGATCGTGGACTTTCGCGCCCAGGAACTGGGGATTGCGGAAGTCCACCAAAGGGTGTTGGACAAGATCAAGGTCTACGATGAACTCCTCCGCAAATACGACCTGAAGGATTTTCAGATGGCCTATATCGGCGACGACGTGATCGATCTTCCGATCCTGAAACGGGCCGGGCTCTCGGTGGCCGTTCCGAACGCCCATCCGGATGTGAAGGGCCGGGTGGATTGGGTGACCCAGAAGGCGGGCGGAGCCGGCGCCGTCCGTGAAGTGACCGATCTTCTTCTGTTTTCGCGCCAGCCTCGACGTCGATCCTGA